AGATGACCCACACACAGTGGAATAACATTagatctcttagagtgctgccCTTCATACTGCgacaggctgtctcctcagatctcatgtggaccacctccatcaaaaAACAAAGATCCTATCCCTGCGCAAGCACAACTACATGCTGTTTAGTGGTATCAACTGGGGTGCTATCGCATAGACCCTTtcagttgttgtagcagtgttttgtacaccaaggcggcagcccttgccgatgatggattccatcgggtcaatccctAGGCTGCCATGGTATTGACCTTTTCAGTTACCATCTGTGGACAGTCATCCACCACCCAGACATATCGGGGTTGACCTAAATGATCTAGAACGTGAGTTTCAGCTCTACAAGTGAGATCCTCTAAATAATGTGGCGTTTCAGGCAGGTTTAGAAAGCATTCACGTTGACTCGGTACCAGAAGCAGTGAACAGCTACCAAGGGAACGTAGCTTTAACTTCTACAGAGGATTTATGCCACCGTGTTAAATATATTGTAGTATGTTCCGATTGTAACCTGGGACCACATGACCATACAACACTTGCCATCTTTTTAAATGGCCAGGCTGCTCGAATAAGGACAAAAACCAAACCCATGACAGCCGGATGTATGTAACGGATTGACCCggtggagtccttcatcgacaaggactgctacagcaacaacaactaatgACCTAAATAAGGTCTAAGTAAAACTACATGCTGCCCAAGCAACACCtcctgggctgttatcgcaaggACTGTCCAAATCATCATAttgtggataggtattcaccgcccagaagccttaaggtggatttacacgatctagagcggatggttcagcgctacaagaagaACCACTAGATCAAGCGgacctagacaacattcatgcggacacggtagcagatgtggtGAATAGCTATCCGTTGAATGTGGTCTTTGGAGaatgaccgcctcccattgcacctgggGAAATTGACCTCcatcggcaaaccagagtggttctggttcaattacgatccggcgaTCCAATCCTACTGGACTAACACACAGATAACTGCGGACGTACCCCACCGGAGTTTGTAGAGTTCCTGGATTTAGACATTTTTACATAACTTAGGACTAAAGACTCTTGTTAGTGTTCGTGAAATCAtgtattttgtatattttgaaTTTCTTCATGACATACCCGTTTGACTTGCTTAAGTCCCATTTGTAACGGCATCTCGCTAAACCCCTTTTCATCTATACTCACCCACATCAACAACTACAGTTTCCTCTCCCTCCTTGGCACTTTTGACTACCTTGGCCCAGGGATCAACCACCATGGAATGACCATAGGCAACATAATCAGCGGTTTCATCACGGGCTGGTGAAGTAGTCACCACATACAATTGATTGTCATTGGCACGGGAGCGTTGCAACAATTCCCAATGCAAAGGACCAGTTGTCATATTAAATGCACCAGGATAAATAAGCATTtcacaacctaaaaataaagaaCAAACTAAAATTGTTTAACAAAAATCACCCCACATATGTATGTTCCAACTCATCACCTTCATTCCTATAAACCTTAGCCATTTCCTCAAAACGTATGTCATAGCATATGCCAATGCCAAtcttatgaccatcaatttCAATGATGGTAAATTCATTACCAGCCGTCAGAGTTTCTGACTCCTTAAAACGTATGCCACCTTTAACATCAATATCGAATAGATGCATTTTGCGATGTTTTGCTATCAATGAACCCTCGGGTGACCATACAGTGCAAGTGTTGTAGATTTTATCATTGTCACCCATTTCAGGAATGGTGCCACCAACAATGTAAACTCCCATCTCTTTGGCCAATTTTGATAGGGTTTGGGATGACTCGCCGTTTGGTATGGTTTCGGCATATTCACGGAAATATTTTGTGCCATAGGGGCAGTTGAAACATTCCGGCAAGGTTATCAAACGGGGTTTATGGCCCTGCACAGCTTCTCGGATTTTTTGTGAggcattttgcaaatttgctgcCTTGTCTTTGGAGCCTTTCAGTTGCAACAAAGCCAGTCTCATAACTGCGAATTAAGCGAAAACCGATTGTGAACAAACACCACTGGATCAAGAGCAGACACTGACTTACTAGTTTTTGCTGCgttcattattctttgcttaATTGTTGTTTACTTTTTGCGGTTGAGCTTTATGGTTTAGATAAGTGTACGATTAAGATATAATAAAATGTTGGTGTGTTTGTAGACTTATAATTATATGTATAGTTGTGTATATAAATGCAGATTATCAACAAGTTAttaagtaatttttatcaatttaAAAACCGCAACAATTCCAAGTCGGCGAAAAATGTTAACGTCCTCACTCTTGCTTATCAGCTGTTAACTGAAACGAAGATAATTCGCATTGTACGATTTGTCGTTCATTTAGAAATGATTAccgttatttttgttgttgaaaagAATCAAAAGGATGACCAAAAATAATTCaagaaaatcaaataaataTAACTAATGCttcaccaccgtagcgcagaggttagcatgtccgcctatgacgctgaacgcctggttcgaatcctggcgagaccatcagaaaaaaatttcagcggttgtttcccctcctaatgctggcaacatttgtgaggtactatgccatgtaaaacttctctccaaagaggtgtcgtactggggctcgccgttcggactcggctataaaaaaggaggccccttatcgttgagcttaaaacttgaatcggactgcactcattgatatgtgagaagtttgcccctgttccttagtggaaggttcatgggcaaaatttgcatttgcaatgcttCACCAAATGCCGTAGAAAATTTAGAACAATTAGAAGcatgaagaaatttttttaaattattttcgggaaacagaaattttttacagcttTTAATTTAAAGCTTTGAACAAGTTATtgcaattgttgttgtagcagtgttttgtacACTGTAGTTATAATAGACTACATAAGGTTGAGGAAACGAGTCTAGCAACCCTATCGCTAGCAGTTTATACGTACTTCTTAGGCCCACCGTGTTCACTCTAGAAGATATAACCAGTTTCGCAAAACCAACAAGGATGCAGATAAAGATCCATCGCAGTATGGTGCAAGACAGTTAAACGAAAAGAGAAGGGAAAAcgtgtttacgctgatcatttAAACTGTTTTAATGAATGAACCATCAGTTTTCCCTTTACAAAATCAGCTGGTGTGAGCCATCAATCCGGATTTCTTGAGCAGTGTAAATGGGGTTGAAGGGTGCCAACTGACGTGACAACAAAGTAAGGCAGTGTGTATGGCCTGAAGGAAATAtaggcacaaaaaaaaaaaaccttgccATGCCACTATTGGTACACACCGAACCAGTATTTGGCTTATTGTGCGTTCAAAGTAATGAAAATCGCTACTCACAAAGTCCCCAATCGTCTTCCATTCTATGCCCCTAAGTCAGAACAAActcacgaaagccgggcaaaggCAAATGAAATTATCTAACATTCGTCGTCTTCCCCCCGCCCACTATCACTctcccatggcgaaacaataaaaggtggtctcatttgtacaacaaccacaaattgtatggtgcaatccgccatcttgccatcaagctgatcgtcgttttgccaacaaatgtgtgtgcgtgtgtgtatacgtgtgggTTTATGAGTAATATATACGGTCAAAcccggccggctgttaacagctgttcgcttgagaccacctttttaaatccacatCCACATCGTCCTTCCGATCGTGCACGGACCACGGACTGTGACGTCTTGAAAGGCTTCGCATTCACTAAGTTCATCGACGGCAGTTCACTGGCTCCTATTTGCGGTCTCTGGGTcttcaatgttgttgttgtagccgcatCTGTATATGGAGGaagtgatcctcgtcaagctcaatGGGTGAGCAAGCTTGAGGACCGATCGTCGCGGTAACGTTATTGCCATAGGTTATTTTAAGACGCAATTTGCGTTGTCCTATCGAGTAccaaggcactcagtatttaagcaagagcctgtGCCGGCCGGTCTTTCTCTGGGACTCCccacttgataccgctgattgtccgcgactgcagttgcagctaatTCGTAAACGAAACCTTCCACTATCCGCAGCCTGTTAACGCGCTCGGTAGCCCCCAGCTGAGTTTCTTGTTATGGCGATGTACACCATACAAATCGGAGCTGTTATACTCTCTAGTTATCGTAGAATGCGTCTGGCGTACCAAAGAGTTCATACAGGGGTAGGTTCATTAATTCAGTAGCATAGTCAACACTGACCGGAGATACCATCCTGGCTCGCGTCTCAGTTTAACCGAACACAAAAAGCATCTACTTAACTATATTGATCTTATAGGGCTAACGTCAGAGTTATCACAGCCGCTTGACTGCCTACaaattgtatatatgtataccatgATAACCCGGTGGGTCATTCGCTCCTCCACTTAAATCCTCTCAGAACGAGAAAATTTCGGGGATCTTCGCTGATGTACATCTAACATACAGATTTAAAGCCATTAGATCGAGACAGGTAGTTGGAGCCTCGAAGAGCCCGCCCAAGCCCAGAGCCATAAGCGTCCTGCAGAGGGCATACCAACTCAGTGCCTGAAGTCCAACTAGAGATCGATTGGCAGGTTAGGTTAATCAATTCTTGTATATTTTGTGACACAGCAGTTACAGTCCAAGCCTTTGGTGAGAATTGAACCCACGACTCCTGCAGAGGTGCAGATCCATAGATTGGAATCGAACCGCCTTTGATGAATACCCAACGCCATAAACATCGTTCTAACGCCATAAGGATCGTAAGCGCTCCCAGCCCCAACTTCTACCTACCTAGCAAGACAGGCGTCCTGAAAACATCGAGCTTTCTCTAAAAAGTACTAGCTCTGCCTTTTAGGTGTATATGCCAAGCTCCCTGAACGGGGTTGATCATTAGGATACCTGCGTAAAGTTGAATTCACCTTTAAAGTGCGTTGACTCGACGGCCAATTTGGGCCATTGTAATGTCCTAGCAAGTTGAGAAAGTAAGAAGGTATGAGACCCTACATTAGTTTTAGAGATGGAAGAGAAGAACAGGGAAGGACCTGGAATAGGGTAGGCACATATATGTACAACGACATCTAAGCGGAGACTTGCTCATGACCAGGCTTGCAGAGACCCTCTATCTTGGGATTGCGGAGCTTCTACGATCTGGGTGATCTGATAAATATATCCCTGATAGGTCTCGCCAAACATACCGACCACACAACTAGCCTCCGTAAAGGGACTGGACCAGTGCTCTTTTGTGGGAGGCACAAATACAGAAGAGAAGTCTCAATTAtcgtgacaggtcactgtctggaAAACAGATTAAAGCTCGCAGGTAACTTTTTCTGCAGGAACTGTGAAAACCTTGAGAAGGAGGAAAcggcaaaaaagcaaaaaacgcAAGTTGCTTCAGGACTGACTTTGAAATAAATGTCAATGGCATAGAATGGTTAGTGGTCAAAGCGTGACGCCATCGACTACCTCTTTCAACTGGCTAATGACCATTGTGGCAGAAAATTTTGCAGGCCAAACATTCACAGATCTTATCGACGAGTCGAAGTTATCCGTATATAATGCGATCTCAATGTTTTCAGGGAGGATGTGAAGAAGATATAACCGCATTATCTGGGATACTACTTATTTCACTCTACGTAGCTTTGACTTTCATATCATTTGCAACTactcaaatacatttttcatAATCCAAAACAATGTCCTCAAAAAGCGTGATTTGACTACCTTCATCAAGAGCCTTCGATAAATCTAAAATCTTAATGAACAGTGCCTACTTTGATTATGATTTTTTCAAGAATGTTATAAATTCACAATTAAAGTGAGTTTACTCAAAGACCATTTTGGGCAATTTTCATATCCAAGCAAGTTATTCCCGATTTTTCAAAGGTGGggtcgtagtcctgtgtgtcccgttatgataccgaaagctatactgactttctttcagtaatagcatagTCTTGGCACGGTCCGAATCTCCTCATcgtcgtcctaccaaccgtttcgctgttccagagTGTTACATGCGAAGCCCACGCCATTAACGCGGACTGCGTCCTCCATACGGCATCGGGTTCacaaagtttattgatggcagttctctggtcttcactgccaaatcgtctgctctttctcTGGGGCCCGGAACCCGGAACAATGCAGATCGTGTCattctcagagaaagcgttaatctgtTCGGGACCTTAACGTCCTTGATGGccagtttatttttcgtaaagatgttcacactcgacgtgccTGCATTAACACCTTACCACCTCACGAATTCCGCGATCatccggatttccgcctgcagaaccgtattatgctCAGGCAGTCGAAAGCAGAaagcagtccctgggttctgaaTATAGACCCCTagatccactctgtcctctagcattgatcaaactgtgtagcatgaacttccagatggcaataccagagttcccgCAATGTgagactgtgccgctgacaccagtgcctcgcactcgacctcaactgtcccctcaggtatccgatcggaaacccttttccattccttccaggtttcctatcgctgCCTTGGTTATACCGTGATGGTCTGACCTGCTCCTAtgctctatccattctcccatcaccttaggTCTCATAGTAACTGCCTCACACCTAATctttatgtctatgggtcggataactAGAATAGTCTGCAGTGCCCTACTTGTCGTGGTCGTCATCGCCTCGCCTATATCGCATTTTTTCCATCGCAGTCCATCAATCTACTGAGGCcgcggattcaggccccatttcgagcctatggacCGGCATCTCTGAGCCTTCTcgatacgctcctgaatgtaacatttc
This Stomoxys calcitrans chromosome 2, idStoCalc2.1, whole genome shotgun sequence DNA region includes the following protein-coding sequences:
- the LOC106086745 gene encoding omega-amidase NIT2: MNAAKTIMRLALLQLKGSKDKAANLQNASQKIREAVQGHKPRLITLPECFNCPYGTKYFREYAETIPNGESSQTLSKLAKEMGVYIVGGTIPEMGDNDKIYNTCTVWSPEGSLIAKHRKMHLFDIDVKGGIRFKESETLTAGNEFTIIEIDGHKIGIGICYDIRFEEMAKVYRNEGCEMLIYPGAFNMTTGPLHWELLQRSRANDNQLYVVTTSPARDETADYVAYGHSMVVDPWAKVVKSAKEGEETVVVDVDFSLVEQVRQQIPVYSQRRVDLYNTTKK